A part of Saccharomonospora amisosensis genomic DNA contains:
- a CDS encoding LGFP repeat-containing protein — translation MGDWTSSPIYQRWQSDGGDSGPLGGVYQLEQAAADGGLRTTFDSGAASVYWSAGTGAHLIQGPIRDTWDRYGSETGHLGYPKTDEHATPDGVGRYNHFAKEGGSIYWTPETGAHEIRGAIRSKWAELGWERSVLRYPKTDEHGTPDGVGRYNHFQYGSVYWTPSTGAHAIYGAIKSKWAQLGWERSVLRYPKTDEHGTPDGVGRYNHFQYGSVYWTPSTGAHAIYGAIKSKWAQLGWERSFLGYPTSDEFAISGGRRSNFQHGYITWNASTGATTAYSY, via the coding sequence ATGGGTGACTGGACCTCCAGCCCGATCTACCAGCGCTGGCAGTCCGACGGCGGCGACTCCGGGCCGCTGGGTGGCGTGTACCAGCTCGAACAAGCGGCAGCCGATGGTGGGCTGCGCACGACCTTCGACTCAGGGGCAGCCTCGGTGTACTGGTCGGCAGGCACCGGAGCACACCTCATCCAGGGTCCGATCCGCGACACGTGGGACCGCTACGGCAGCGAGACCGGGCATCTGGGCTACCCCAAGACGGACGAGCACGCCACGCCGGACGGCGTGGGACGTTACAACCACTTCGCCAAGGAAGGCGGCTCCATCTACTGGACGCCCGAAACGGGTGCACACGAGATCCGGGGCGCGATCAGGTCGAAGTGGGCGGAACTCGGCTGGGAACGCAGCGTGCTGCGCTACCCCAAGACCGACGAACACGGCACCCCCGACGGCGTCGGCCGCTACAACCACTTCCAGTACGGCTCCGTCTACTGGACACCCAGCACCGGAGCACACGCCATCTACGGCGCCATCAAGTCGAAGTGGGCGCAGCTCGGCTGGGAACGCAGCGTGCTGCGCTACCCCAAGACCGACGAACACGGCACCCCCGACGGCGTCGGCCGCTACAACCACTTCCAGTACGGCTCCGTCTACTGGACACCCAGCACCGGAGCACACGCCATCTACGGCGCCATCAAGTCGAAGTGGGCACAGCTCGGCTGGGAACGGTCGTTCCTGGGCTACCCGACCAGTGACGAGTTCGCCATCTCCGGTGGACGCCGCAGCAACTTCCAGCACGGCTACATCACCTGGAACGCCTCCACAGGGGCGACCACGGCCTACTCCTACTGA
- a CDS encoding type II toxin-antitoxin system PemK/MazF family toxin yields MRRGDIYLADLDPTRGSETSKQRPVVIVGNDGANGTASRLGRGVVTVVPVTSNVARVYPFQVLLQAGESGLRHASKAQAEQVRSIAVERLGNRRIGRLGSASLRALDDALRLHLAL; encoded by the coding sequence ATGCGCAGGGGCGACATCTACCTCGCCGACCTCGACCCCACGCGCGGCAGCGAAACCAGCAAGCAACGCCCGGTAGTGATCGTCGGCAACGACGGAGCCAACGGCACCGCCAGCCGACTCGGCCGGGGTGTCGTCACCGTGGTGCCCGTGACGTCGAACGTGGCCCGCGTCTACCCGTTTCAGGTGCTGCTCCAGGCGGGCGAATCCGGGTTGCGCCATGCCTCGAAGGCGCAGGCCGAGCAGGTGCGCTCGATCGCTGTCGAGCGACTCGGCAACCGCCGGATCGGCAGGCTCGGCTCCGCCTCGCTTCGGGCGCTCGACGACGCATTGCGGCTGCATCTCGCGCTCTGA
- a CDS encoding ribbon-helix-helix domain-containing protein encodes MVGMKVSVSLPPDDIEFLDHYAREHEIGSRSAVLHRAVELLKAAQLGDAYAQAWRDWDETEAADWDATAADGLRP; translated from the coding sequence ATGGTGGGTATGAAGGTCAGCGTCAGCCTGCCGCCCGACGACATCGAGTTCCTCGACCACTACGCCCGCGAACACGAGATCGGCTCACGTTCGGCGGTGCTACACCGCGCCGTCGAACTGCTCAAGGCGGCACAACTCGGTGATGCCTACGCGCAGGCATGGCGCGACTGGGACGAAACCGAAGCGGCAGACTGGGACGCCACGGCGGCCGACGGGTTGCGACCGTAG
- a CDS encoding cytochrome P450: protein MTSTHQEVATLYGPRFQNNPAELYRQMREKYGPVAPVLLEGDVPGWLVLGYREVYYVTSNPHLFARTSRGWHGWKHVSPDWSLRPYVEYQPSSILTDAEEHQRLAPALHGALAEVDQVELRSHVQRLADQLIDRFAGKGEADLVSEYTHQLPLLVLAKLFGLPDAEAPVLVRDVAASADEGDEAVRAHQRIVERMRALVREKRERPGGDLPSRILEHPMALSDDEIATDLFLTMGAGQLTTADWMGNALRLMLTDDRFAVNLSGGRRSVGQALNEVLWEETPTQNFIGRFATRDTHLGGHHIQTGDLLVLGLAAANTDPHVRPESYDNAVGNQAYMSFSHGEHGCPYPAQEIAATIVEGGIEVVLDRLPDVHLSVPGEQLEWRQSVWMRGLIALPVEFTPTHTSTTGW from the coding sequence ATGACAAGTACGCACCAGGAAGTCGCTACTTTGTACGGTCCGCGCTTCCAGAACAATCCTGCGGAGCTGTACCGGCAGATGCGCGAGAAGTACGGGCCGGTGGCCCCCGTGCTGCTCGAAGGCGATGTGCCCGGTTGGCTGGTGCTCGGCTACCGCGAGGTCTACTACGTGACCAGCAACCCACACCTGTTCGCCCGCACGTCACGGGGCTGGCACGGCTGGAAACACGTCTCGCCGGACTGGTCGCTGCGGCCGTACGTGGAGTACCAGCCCTCCTCGATCCTGACCGACGCCGAGGAACACCAGCGGCTGGCACCGGCGCTGCACGGAGCGCTGGCGGAGGTGGACCAGGTAGAGCTGCGCTCCCACGTGCAGCGGCTCGCCGACCAGCTGATCGACCGGTTCGCGGGCAAGGGCGAGGCCGACCTGGTCAGCGAGTACACCCATCAACTTCCGCTGTTGGTGCTGGCCAAGCTGTTCGGGCTGCCCGACGCCGAGGCCCCCGTGCTGGTGCGCGACGTGGCCGCCTCCGCCGACGAGGGTGACGAGGCGGTTCGCGCCCACCAGCGGATCGTGGAACGCATGCGCGCCCTCGTCCGGGAGAAGCGCGAGCGACCCGGCGGTGACCTGCCTTCGCGAATCCTGGAGCACCCGATGGCGCTTTCGGACGACGAGATCGCCACCGACCTGTTCCTCACGATGGGCGCGGGTCAGCTGACCACCGCCGACTGGATGGGCAACGCCCTGCGGCTGATGCTCACCGACGACCGGTTCGCGGTCAACCTCTCCGGTGGGAGGCGAAGCGTGGGGCAGGCGCTCAACGAGGTGCTGTGGGAGGAAACCCCGACCCAGAACTTCATCGGCCGCTTCGCCACCAGGGACACCCATCTCGGCGGGCACCACATCCAGACCGGCGACCTGCTTGTGTTGGGCCTGGCCGCGGCCAACACCGACCCGCACGTGCGCCCGGAGTCCTACGACAACGCCGTCGGAAACCAGGCGTACATGTCGTTCAGCCACGGCGAACACGGCTGCCCCTACCCCGCGCAGGAGATCGCGGCGACCATCGTGGAGGGTGGCATCGAGGTGGTTCTCGACCGGCTTCCCGACGTGCATCTCAGTGTGCCGGGCGAGCAGCTGGAGTGGCGCCAGTCGGTGTGGATGCGGGGCCTCATCGCATTGCCGGTGGAGTTCACCCCGACCCACACCTCCACCACGGGCTGGTAA
- a CDS encoding MarR family winged helix-turn-helix transcriptional regulator — MTLIEQHEDDYSDRSLIRQLRRLTVETDRFSDVLRETLGMHRTDFSALAVIMDSAGAGKPLSPGELSELLHLSPSATTALLDRLEAGGYVRRDRSPTDRRRVELHLRAQVQRSGRDFFAPLGEQYAAAWAHFDDAERAVIARFLYASIEATVRGRKALPTASDDLPGAET; from the coding sequence GTGACACTCATTGAACAGCACGAGGACGACTACAGCGACCGGTCGCTGATCCGGCAGTTACGCAGGCTCACCGTGGAGACCGACCGGTTCTCCGACGTGCTCAGGGAAACGCTGGGGATGCACCGGACGGACTTCAGTGCCCTCGCGGTGATCATGGACTCGGCGGGGGCCGGCAAGCCACTCAGCCCGGGCGAACTCTCCGAGTTGCTGCACCTGAGCCCCTCGGCGACCACGGCGCTGCTGGACCGGCTCGAAGCGGGAGGCTATGTCCGGCGCGACCGCAGCCCGACCGACCGCAGGCGGGTGGAGCTGCACCTGCGAGCGCAGGTGCAGCGCTCCGGTCGCGATTTCTTCGCTCCACTCGGGGAGCAGTACGCCGCGGCGTGGGCACATTTCGACGACGCCGAACGCGCCGTGATCGCTCGCTTCCTCTATGCGAGCATCGAAGCCACCGTGCGCGGCAGAAAAGCCCTCCCCACCGCGTCGGACGACCTTCCCGGCGCGGAAACGTGA
- a CDS encoding MMPL family transporter, whose translation MRRLRWLLPALIMIGWLVVGAFGGPYAGKLSEIAENDASAFLPESAEATEVQRLLQHFPGSEAAPAVVVAERQSGITAADRGYLRQVRDTVSGIEGVKPPVSPVIPAADNKALQFVVPVSGDPTATVDTLRQRLDEQRPQGLSVFVTGPAGQIADLSEAFSGIDGLLLVVAGSVVAAILIVVYRSPLLPIVVLLSALFALGLASLVVYLFADGGVLAVNGQSQGILFILVFGAATDYALLLVSRYREELRGTADRYSAVRRAWRATLEPILASAGTVILGLLCLLFSDLASNQDLGPVAAIGIAAALLASLTFLPAALVLFGRAAFWPFRPRFGSKPPESGGIWGRVAARVDKGPRVVWVVTSLVLVAGAAFLPQLRAEGTAQSELFLTPVESVAGQEVLGRHFPAGAGSPAIVIADADATPAVLSATRSVEGVSSAEAAGTAGGLVRVDAVLDAPADSDAAVATVQRLRDSVHGVRGADALVGGQTAVQLDTRETSKRDRIVIIPIVLAVVLAVLALLLRALIAPLLLVATVVLSFAATMGISALVFNHIFDFPGADPAVPLFAFVFLVALGIDYNIFLMTRVREETLASGTREGTLRGLTVTGGVITSAGVVLAATFSALAVLPILFLAQMAFIVAFGVLLDTFVVRSLLVPALTIDIGPKVWWPSRLAREGFPKSDSGMPTRA comes from the coding sequence GTGCGCAGGCTTCGCTGGCTTCTTCCCGCGTTGATCATGATCGGATGGCTCGTCGTCGGTGCTTTCGGCGGCCCCTACGCGGGAAAGCTCAGCGAGATCGCGGAGAACGACGCCTCGGCGTTCCTGCCGGAATCCGCTGAGGCCACGGAAGTGCAGCGGCTGCTGCAACACTTTCCGGGAAGCGAGGCCGCCCCCGCGGTCGTCGTCGCCGAGCGGCAGTCCGGCATCACGGCGGCCGACCGCGGCTACCTGCGCCAGGTGCGGGACACGGTATCCGGAATCGAAGGTGTCAAGCCGCCGGTCTCGCCCGTCATCCCCGCCGCGGACAACAAGGCGTTGCAGTTCGTCGTGCCGGTGAGCGGGGACCCCACCGCGACCGTCGACACGCTGCGGCAACGGCTGGACGAGCAGCGCCCGCAGGGGCTCTCGGTGTTCGTCACCGGCCCCGCCGGGCAGATCGCCGACCTTTCCGAGGCATTCAGCGGCATCGACGGTCTGCTGTTGGTGGTGGCGGGCTCGGTGGTCGCGGCGATTCTCATCGTGGTCTATCGCAGCCCGCTGCTGCCGATCGTCGTCCTGCTTTCCGCGCTTTTCGCGCTCGGGCTGGCGAGTCTGGTCGTCTACCTGTTCGCGGACGGCGGAGTGCTTGCGGTCAACGGGCAGAGTCAGGGCATCCTGTTCATCCTCGTGTTCGGTGCGGCCACCGACTACGCCCTACTGCTGGTGTCGCGATATCGGGAGGAACTGCGTGGTACCGCCGATCGGTACTCCGCGGTCCGCAGGGCGTGGCGCGCCACACTCGAACCCATCCTCGCCTCCGCGGGCACCGTGATTCTCGGGCTGCTCTGCCTGCTGTTCAGCGACCTGGCGTCCAACCAGGACCTCGGACCCGTCGCGGCCATCGGCATCGCAGCCGCCCTGCTGGCCTCGTTGACGTTCCTACCCGCCGCACTGGTGCTGTTCGGTCGCGCCGCCTTCTGGCCGTTCCGTCCCCGGTTCGGCTCGAAGCCCCCGGAGTCGGGCGGCATCTGGGGCAGGGTGGCCGCAAGGGTGGACAAGGGACCCAGGGTCGTTTGGGTGGTCACCTCGCTGGTGCTGGTGGCGGGTGCGGCGTTCCTGCCACAACTCAGGGCCGAGGGAACGGCCCAGTCCGAACTGTTCCTCACTCCGGTGGAGTCGGTCGCCGGCCAGGAGGTTCTCGGCCGGCACTTCCCCGCGGGTGCGGGCTCACCCGCGATCGTGATCGCCGACGCGGACGCGACGCCGGCCGTGCTCTCGGCTACCAGGAGCGTGGAGGGGGTGTCCAGTGCCGAGGCCGCGGGGACGGCGGGCGGGTTGGTTCGCGTCGACGCCGTGCTCGACGCTCCGGCCGACTCCGACGCCGCCGTCGCGACAGTGCAGCGACTTCGCGATTCCGTGCACGGCGTGCGCGGGGCAGATGCGCTGGTCGGCGGTCAGACCGCGGTGCAACTTGACACCAGGGAGACGTCCAAGCGCGACCGGATCGTCATTATCCCGATCGTGCTCGCGGTGGTGCTCGCCGTGCTGGCGCTGCTGCTGCGCGCGCTGATCGCTCCGCTGCTGCTGGTGGCCACGGTAGTGCTGTCCTTCGCGGCCACCATGGGCATTTCCGCGCTCGTGTTCAACCACATCTTTGATTTCCCGGGAGCGGATCCGGCCGTTCCGCTGTTCGCGTTCGTGTTCCTCGTGGCGCTCGGGATTGACTACAACATCTTCCTGATGACGCGGGTGCGCGAGGAAACTCTCGCTTCGGGCACGAGGGAGGGCACGTTGCGCGGGCTCACCGTGACAGGAGGTGTGATCACGTCGGCAGGTGTGGTGCTGGCGGCGACGTTCTCCGCGTTGGCGGTGCTGCCCATCCTGTTCCTGGCGCAGATGGCGTTCATCGTGGCCTTCGGCGTGCTGCTGGACACCTTCGTCGTCCGGTCTCTGCTGGTCCCCGCGTTGACCATCGACATAGGCCCGAAAGTGTGGTGGCCCTCGCGGCTGGCCAGGGAGGGTTTTCCCAAGTCGGATTCGGGAATGCCTACCCGTGCATGA
- a CDS encoding Prokaryotic metallothionein, whose amino-acid sequence MATCEVCGNDYEMSFDVLTTGGGRHTFDSFECAIHKLAPICEHCGARVIGHGVQVDGRFYCSAHCARQMSALGAQARDAVTTA is encoded by the coding sequence ATGGCTACCTGTGAGGTCTGCGGAAACGACTACGAGATGTCGTTCGACGTTTTGACCACCGGCGGCGGGCGGCACACGTTCGATTCCTTCGAGTGTGCCATCCACAAGCTCGCGCCGATTTGCGAGCACTGCGGCGCCAGGGTGATCGGCCACGGCGTGCAGGTCGATGGCCGGTTCTACTGCAGTGCGCACTGCGCCCGGCAGATGAGCGCGCTCGGTGCGCAGGCTCGCGATGCCGTGACCACGGCCTGA
- a CDS encoding BlaI/MecI/CopY family transcriptional regulator, translated as MDVARLGELERAVMDVLWAHDEPMSVRAVHAALSGRDLAYTTVMTVLTRLANKNVVRRAREGRAWLYAPAASREEYVAELMLQALELTGDRGSALVRFAQSVSTDEADALRQALERGEPA; from the coding sequence ATGGACGTGGCGAGGCTGGGCGAACTGGAGCGCGCGGTCATGGATGTGCTCTGGGCACACGATGAGCCCATGAGCGTGCGCGCGGTTCACGCTGCCCTCTCCGGCCGCGACCTCGCCTACACCACGGTTATGACCGTGCTGACCCGGCTCGCGAACAAGAACGTCGTTCGGCGTGCACGCGAGGGAAGGGCCTGGTTGTACGCCCCTGCGGCCAGCAGGGAGGAGTACGTCGCCGAGTTGATGCTGCAAGCCCTCGAACTCACCGGCGACAGGGGTTCGGCGCTGGTGAGGTTCGCGCAGTCGGTGAGCACCGACGAGGCCGACGCGCTGCGACAGGCGCTCGAGCGGGGCGAGCCGGCGTGA
- a CDS encoding M56 family metallopeptidase yields the protein MILVGHQIGAGLVATAVAVWLLYSRWTHTHPRAALVLWQLSGLTVVVSVIGALLGFGLAPFRRGIFPALLQLPVRLNELDAWHLAAVAAGLVVAGWLVVNQLLSVLSTARARARHRLLLQLVARQGEDALVVDHPVAVAYCLPGRRPRIVVSAGARRLLSEAELDAVLAHERAHARERHDLVVAPFQALRGLLPGSRVLTRVCAAIELLVEMCADDRAVRQHGKEPLASALERFRANGLAHTPAGTLAVADTPVEARIRRLRQPERLRVPPTLPLACLLLLTALATSASLFAVPY from the coding sequence GTGATTCTGGTGGGGCACCAGATCGGGGCTGGTCTTGTCGCCACGGCGGTCGCCGTGTGGTTGCTTTACAGCCGCTGGACCCACACCCATCCACGTGCCGCGCTGGTGTTGTGGCAGCTCAGCGGGCTCACCGTCGTCGTTTCGGTGATCGGCGCACTGCTCGGCTTCGGGCTCGCACCGTTTCGGCGTGGCATATTCCCCGCGCTGCTCCAGTTGCCGGTGCGGCTGAACGAACTGGACGCGTGGCATCTCGCCGCCGTCGCGGCGGGCCTCGTCGTCGCGGGCTGGCTGGTGGTGAATCAGCTGCTCTCCGTGCTCAGTACCGCGCGGGCGCGGGCAAGGCACCGGTTGCTGCTGCAACTGGTGGCCAGGCAGGGTGAGGACGCGCTTGTGGTCGACCATCCCGTTGCCGTGGCGTACTGCCTACCGGGTCGGCGGCCTCGCATCGTGGTCAGTGCGGGCGCGCGGCGGTTGCTCAGCGAGGCCGAGTTGGATGCCGTTCTCGCGCACGAGCGTGCGCACGCGCGCGAACGGCACGATCTGGTGGTGGCGCCGTTTCAGGCGTTGCGCGGGCTGTTGCCAGGTAGCAGGGTGCTCACGCGGGTGTGCGCGGCGATCGAACTGCTCGTTGAGATGTGTGCCGACGACCGCGCCGTACGCCAGCACGGCAAGGAGCCGCTGGCCAGCGCACTCGAACGGTTTCGAGCCAACGGTCTGGCCCATACCCCTGCCGGCACGTTGGCGGTGGCGGACACACCCGTGGAGGCCAGGATTCGCAGGCTGCGGCAGCCGGAGCGGCTGCGCGTGCCGCCCACCTTGCCGCTGGCCTGCCTGCTGCTGCTCACGGCGTTGGCCACCTCCGCGAGCCTGTTCGCGGTACCGTACTGA
- a CDS encoding acyl-CoA desaturase: MSASDTQTKPRRPKSITSGPKSLPEHLTVKVFVLVPLLALTVAVPFAWGWGLSWLDIGLAAFFFVLSGLGVTVGYHRLFTHGSFKAKKPLRIALAIAGSFAAQGQVTAWVADHRRHHAFSDRAGDPHSPWLFGTSPSALAKGFWHSHMGWLFEREVTNAERFAPDLLAERSIRTVDRLFPLWVVLSLVLPGLIGGLLTWSLWGGVTAFFWAGLVRVGLLHHVTWSVNSICHMIGERPFASRDKAANFWPLAILSFGEAWHNLHHADPTCARHGVLRGQIDISARLIWIFEKLGWVRDVRWPTSGRLDRLAATA, encoded by the coding sequence ATGTCCGCTTCCGACACCCAGACAAAGCCGAGGCGCCCCAAATCCATCACCTCCGGACCCAAGTCGTTGCCGGAGCACCTGACGGTCAAGGTGTTCGTGCTCGTGCCGTTGCTGGCGCTGACGGTGGCCGTACCCTTCGCGTGGGGCTGGGGACTGAGCTGGCTGGACATCGGGCTTGCCGCGTTCTTCTTCGTGCTCAGCGGCCTCGGCGTGACCGTCGGCTACCACCGGCTGTTCACCCATGGCTCGTTCAAGGCCAAGAAGCCGTTGCGTATCGCGCTCGCCATCGCGGGCAGTTTCGCCGCGCAGGGACAGGTGACGGCCTGGGTCGCCGACCACCGCAGGCACCATGCGTTCTCCGATCGCGCGGGCGATCCGCATTCGCCGTGGCTGTTCGGTACCAGTCCCTCGGCGCTGGCCAAGGGGTTCTGGCACTCCCACATGGGCTGGCTGTTCGAGCGTGAGGTCACCAACGCGGAGCGGTTCGCGCCCGACCTGCTCGCCGAGCGTTCGATCCGGACGGTTGACCGGCTGTTCCCGCTGTGGGTGGTGCTCAGTCTGGTGTTGCCCGGACTGATCGGCGGGTTGCTCACCTGGTCGTTGTGGGGCGGTGTGACGGCGTTCTTCTGGGCCGGGTTGGTCAGGGTGGGGCTGCTGCATCACGTGACCTGGTCGGTGAACTCGATCTGTCACATGATCGGGGAGCGGCCCTTCGCCAGCAGGGACAAGGCCGCGAACTTCTGGCCGCTGGCGATCCTCTCCTTCGGTGAGGCCTGGCACAACCTGCACCATGCCGACCCCACCTGCGCGCGGCACGGCGTGCTGCGCGGCCAGATCGACATCTCCGCCCGGCTGATCTGGATCTTCGAAAAGCTGGGCTGGGTACGGGACGTGCGCTGGCCGACCTCCGGGCGGCTCGACCGGCTCGCCGCGACAGCCTAG
- a CDS encoding glutamate ABC transporter substrate-binding protein has product MRTARPLLSLLSLLAVLLAGCASPGAPVDPAPIGTPQRPMPPNAVIGADVEGGGSGDSDCDPAASLSPNGAISAGSTMAEIKQRGYLKAGVDQNTFLFGFRDPTTGRLEGFDIDIAKEIARAIFGDPDAIQFRAISSAQRDVALMNGDVDIVVRTYSITCQRLQKVGFSTVYYVAGQRVLVKQNSQVGGIGDLGGKRVCATKESTSLENIANSEPKPVPVSVDDWSDCLVMLQQGQVDAVSTDDTILAGMAEQDPTTKIVGDRFTEELYGVGIPKENEDMVRFVNAVLEDIRGSAWKRSYDNWLRERLGPASPPAPRYR; this is encoded by the coding sequence ATGAGAACCGCGAGACCGCTGCTGTCGCTGCTGTCACTACTGGCCGTACTGCTCGCGGGTTGCGCCTCACCGGGCGCCCCGGTGGACCCGGCACCCATCGGCACACCGCAGCGTCCGATGCCACCCAACGCCGTGATCGGGGCCGACGTCGAGGGCGGTGGCTCCGGCGACAGTGATTGCGACCCCGCGGCCAGCCTCAGTCCCAACGGCGCGATCTCGGCCGGTTCCACGATGGCCGAGATCAAGCAGCGCGGTTACCTCAAGGCGGGCGTGGACCAGAACACCTTCCTGTTCGGGTTCCGCGATCCCACCACGGGACGGCTGGAAGGCTTCGACATCGACATCGCCAAGGAGATCGCCCGCGCCATTTTCGGCGATCCGGACGCCATCCAGTTCCGGGCCATCAGTTCGGCGCAGCGGGATGTCGCACTGATGAACGGTGACGTCGACATCGTCGTTCGCACCTACTCGATCACCTGCCAGCGCCTGCAGAAGGTCGGTTTCTCCACGGTGTACTACGTGGCGGGGCAGCGGGTGCTGGTGAAGCAGAACTCACAGGTAGGCGGAATCGGCGACCTCGGAGGTAAGCGGGTGTGCGCCACCAAGGAGTCCACCTCGTTGGAGAACATCGCGAACTCGGAGCCGAAACCGGTCCCGGTCTCGGTCGACGACTGGTCCGACTGTCTGGTGATGCTCCAACAAGGTCAGGTGGACGCCGTCTCGACCGACGACACGATCCTCGCAGGGATGGCTGAGCAGGACCCGACGACCAAGATCGTCGGGGACCGGTTCACCGAAGAACTCTACGGCGTTGGCATTCCCAAGGAGAATGAGGACATGGTGCGCTTCGTCAACGCCGTCCTCGAAGACATCAGGGGCAGCGCCTGGAAGCGCAGCTACGACAACTGGCTGCGCGAGCGGCTCGGCCCGGCTTCCCCGCCCGCACCCAGGTATCGGTGA